The following proteins are encoded in a genomic region of Streptomyces collinus Tu 365:
- a CDS encoding thiamine-phosphate kinase, whose amino-acid sequence MKGTVGELGEFGLIRELTSRLTTTPVVRVGPGDDAAVVAAPDRRVVASTDILLEGRHFRRDWSTAYDVGRKAAAQNLADIAAMGAVPTALLLGLVVPAELPVTWPTELMDGLRDECQVAGAAVVGGDVVRGDTIMVSITALGDLRNQEPVTRGGAQPGDLVAVTGWLGWSAAGYAVLSRGFRSPRAFVEAHRRPEPPYHAGPAAAALGATAMCDVSDGLIADLGHIAEASSVRIDIRSGAIDIPSQMNDIGQAVGVDPLQWVLTGGEDHAIVATFPPDAKLPARWKVIGEVLNPSALPQVTVDGAPWTSKGGWDHFGDLEP is encoded by the coding sequence ATGAAGGGCACAGTGGGTGAGCTAGGTGAGTTCGGGCTCATCAGGGAGCTGACCTCCCGTCTCACCACCACCCCGGTGGTCCGGGTCGGCCCCGGTGACGACGCCGCGGTGGTCGCCGCGCCCGACCGCCGGGTGGTGGCGAGCACCGACATCCTGCTGGAGGGACGGCACTTCCGCCGCGACTGGTCGACGGCCTACGACGTCGGGCGCAAGGCGGCCGCGCAGAACCTCGCGGACATCGCCGCCATGGGCGCCGTGCCGACCGCGCTCCTGCTCGGCCTGGTCGTCCCGGCCGAACTCCCGGTCACCTGGCCCACCGAGCTGATGGACGGCCTGCGCGACGAGTGCCAGGTCGCGGGTGCCGCCGTGGTCGGCGGTGACGTCGTGCGCGGGGACACCATCATGGTGTCGATCACCGCGCTCGGTGACCTGCGCAACCAGGAGCCCGTCACCCGTGGCGGCGCCCAGCCCGGCGACCTGGTGGCCGTCACCGGCTGGCTCGGCTGGTCCGCGGCCGGCTACGCGGTGCTCTCCCGCGGCTTCCGCTCCCCGCGCGCTTTCGTGGAGGCCCACCGGCGTCCCGAACCGCCGTACCACGCGGGCCCGGCCGCCGCCGCGCTCGGCGCGACCGCGATGTGCGACGTGAGTGACGGGCTGATCGCCGATCTCGGGCACATCGCGGAGGCCAGCTCGGTCCGCATCGACATCCGCTCCGGGGCGATCGACATCCCCTCGCAGATGAACGACATCGGCCAGGCCGTCGGCGTCGACCCGTTGCAGTGGGTGCTGACCGGGGGAGAGGACCACGCGATAGTGGCGACCTTCCCGCCCGACGCCAAGCTGCCGGCCCGCTGGAAGGTCATCGGCGAGGTCCTCAACCCCTCGGCGCTGCCCCAGGTCACCGTCGACGGGGCGCCGTGGACCAGCAAGGGCGGCTGGGACCACTTCGGGGACCTGGAACCGTGA
- the thiD gene encoding bifunctional hydroxymethylpyrimidine kinase/phosphomethylpyrimidine kinase encodes MIPRVLTVAGSDSGGGAGVQADLKTMLALGVHGMSVITAVTAQNSLGVQGAWELPAEAVRAQYRSVVDDIGVQAVKTGMLASAELVEAVAELIAGTDAPAVVDPVGVSKHGDPLLAASALDSVRTALLPAATVATPNLDEVRQLTGVGVESEDDLRRAAAAVLAYGPRWVLIKGGHLAGDAVDLLTDGSAEHWLRAPRHDNRHTHGTGCTLASAIASGLAKGLSVPEAAHAAKEYVTGAIAAGFALGAGIGPVDHGWRTRT; translated from the coding sequence GTGATCCCGCGCGTGCTCACGGTGGCGGGCTCCGACTCCGGCGGCGGAGCGGGCGTCCAGGCCGACCTGAAGACGATGCTGGCGCTCGGCGTGCACGGCATGAGCGTGATCACGGCCGTGACCGCGCAGAACTCCCTGGGCGTCCAGGGCGCCTGGGAACTGCCGGCGGAGGCCGTACGGGCCCAGTACCGCAGCGTGGTCGACGACATCGGGGTCCAGGCCGTGAAGACCGGCATGCTGGCCTCGGCCGAACTGGTCGAGGCGGTCGCCGAGTTGATCGCCGGCACGGACGCGCCCGCCGTGGTGGACCCGGTCGGCGTCTCCAAGCACGGTGATCCGCTGCTGGCCGCCTCCGCGCTGGACTCGGTGCGCACCGCGCTGCTGCCGGCGGCGACCGTGGCCACCCCCAACCTGGACGAGGTGAGGCAACTCACCGGGGTCGGGGTCGAGTCGGAGGACGATCTGCGCCGGGCCGCGGCGGCCGTGCTGGCGTACGGGCCGCGCTGGGTGCTCATCAAGGGCGGGCACCTGGCGGGCGACGCGGTGGACCTGCTGACCGACGGCTCCGCCGAGCACTGGCTGCGGGCCCCGCGCCACGACAACCGGCACACCCACGGCACCGGCTGCACGCTCGCCTCGGCGATCGCGTCGGGGCTGGCGAAGGGGCTTTCGGTCCCGGAGGCGGCCCATGCGGCCAAGGAGTACGTCACCGGGGCGATCGCGGCCGGGTTCGCCCTCGGAGCGGGCATCGGACCGGTCGACCACGGCTGGCGCACGCGCACCTGA
- the rpmB gene encoding 50S ribosomal protein L28: MAANCDVCGKGPGFGNNISHSHRRTSRRWNPNIQRVRTVVGGTPKRVNACTSCIKAGKVSR; this comes from the coding sequence GTGGCTGCCAACTGCGACGTCTGCGGCAAGGGGCCGGGCTTCGGCAACAACATCTCGCACTCGCACCGCCGTACGTCCCGCCGCTGGAACCCGAACATCCAGCGTGTGCGTACCGTGGTCGGCGGGACGCCGAAGCGCGTGAACGCTTGCACCTCGTGCATCAAGGCCGGCAAGGTCTCGCGCTGA
- a CDS encoding DAK2 domain-containing protein, which translates to MAQAPQTLDALAVRTWCGLALRALGRAREEIDAINVYPVADGDTGTNLYLTLESAATAVEAVFAGYGTGSAEPSLADAVRAMAHGALIGARGNSGTILAQLLRGMAQELAGDSPHGQDGTGGTGSADSTPGTSGTDGAGLRRALRRAADSAREAVAHPVEGTVLTVASAAAEAAEAAAGDCRAVARAAYEGARAALAATPGQLTVLRRAGVVDAGGRGLVAVLGALVEACTGEAVRETLHAAQAATDAHARVTGVPGGAGAGPWVRAEAAAHAEAAPQEEPHPGAATGTGGSTPASCADATGTGGPAFEVIYLLEADDTAVARLRARLDALGDSLVVVGGDGLWNVHVHVDDAGAAVEAGVEAGRPHRIRITHFGLGDVHTGGEQPPRERAQRAVVAVVPGEGLAGLYTEAGATAVLARPGEPPASGELVQAVRRAHAREVVLLPNDAELRHTAAAAAEQARTEGIRVALIPTRSAVQGIAALAVHEPGRRFDEDVVQMTSAAGATRYAEVAVAEHRSWTTAGICQAGDVLGLIDGDVAVIGPDVAATAVTVLDRMLQAGGELVTLVVGDEAPESVADRLEARVRESYLAVDTVVYRGGRQGALLLIGVE; encoded by the coding sequence GTGGCGCAGGCGCCGCAGACACTCGATGCTCTCGCGGTACGCACCTGGTGCGGTCTGGCGCTGCGGGCACTGGGGCGGGCCCGCGAGGAGATCGACGCCATCAACGTCTACCCGGTGGCCGACGGCGACACCGGCACCAACCTGTACCTGACCCTGGAGTCCGCGGCCACCGCCGTCGAGGCCGTCTTCGCCGGGTACGGGACGGGCTCGGCGGAGCCGTCCCTCGCGGACGCGGTGCGCGCCATGGCCCACGGGGCGCTCATCGGGGCCCGCGGCAACTCCGGCACGATCCTCGCGCAGCTCCTGCGCGGCATGGCGCAGGAGCTCGCCGGCGACTCCCCGCACGGGCAGGACGGCACCGGCGGCACCGGCAGTGCCGACAGCACCCCGGGCACCTCCGGTACGGACGGCGCGGGGCTGCGGCGGGCGCTGCGGCGGGCCGCCGACTCCGCGCGCGAGGCCGTGGCCCATCCGGTCGAGGGCACCGTGCTGACGGTCGCCTCCGCCGCCGCCGAGGCCGCCGAGGCCGCCGCGGGCGACTGCCGGGCCGTCGCGCGGGCGGCCTACGAGGGCGCCCGGGCCGCCCTGGCGGCCACCCCCGGCCAGCTGACCGTGCTGCGCCGGGCGGGCGTCGTCGACGCGGGCGGCCGCGGACTCGTGGCCGTACTCGGAGCGCTCGTGGAGGCGTGCACCGGGGAGGCGGTCCGCGAGACCCTGCACGCCGCGCAGGCCGCCACCGACGCGCACGCGCGCGTGACGGGCGTCCCCGGCGGCGCCGGGGCCGGGCCCTGGGTCCGCGCGGAAGCCGCCGCCCACGCGGAAGCCGCCCCCCAGGAGGAACCGCACCCCGGCGCGGCCACCGGCACGGGCGGCTCCACTCCCGCGTCCTGCGCCGACGCCACCGGGACGGGCGGCCCCGCCTTCGAGGTGATCTACCTGCTGGAGGCGGACGACACGGCCGTGGCCCGGCTGCGCGCCCGGCTCGACGCCCTCGGCGACTCCCTCGTCGTGGTCGGCGGCGACGGACTGTGGAACGTCCACGTCCACGTCGACGACGCGGGCGCCGCCGTGGAGGCGGGCGTCGAGGCGGGCCGGCCGCACCGGATCCGCATCACCCACTTCGGCCTCGGCGACGTGCACACCGGCGGTGAGCAGCCGCCCCGCGAGCGCGCCCAGCGGGCCGTCGTCGCCGTCGTGCCCGGCGAGGGCCTGGCCGGGCTCTACACCGAGGCCGGCGCGACCGCCGTCCTCGCCCGCCCCGGCGAGCCGCCCGCCAGCGGGGAGCTCGTCCAGGCCGTACGGCGCGCCCACGCACGCGAGGTCGTGCTGCTGCCCAACGACGCCGAGCTGCGCCACACGGCGGCGGCCGCGGCCGAGCAGGCCCGCACCGAGGGCATCCGGGTGGCCCTGATCCCGACCCGCTCGGCGGTCCAGGGCATCGCCGCGCTCGCCGTCCACGAACCGGGACGCCGGTTCGACGAGGACGTCGTCCAGATGACCTCGGCGGCCGGCGCCACCCGGTACGCCGAGGTCGCCGTCGCCGAGCACCGCTCCTGGACCACGGCGGGCATCTGCCAGGCCGGGGACGTGCTGGGCCTGATCGACGGGGACGTGGCGGTGATCGGCCCGGACGTCGCCGCCACCGCCGTCACCGTCCTGGACCGCATGCTCCAGGCCGGCGGCGAGCTGGTCACCCTCGTGGTCGGCGACGAGGCGCCCGAGAGCGTCGCCGACCGCCTGGAGGCACGCGTGCGCGAGTCCTACCTCGCGGTGGACACCGTGGTCTACCGGGGCGGCCGGCAGGGGGCGCTGCTCCTCATCGGCGTGGAGTGA
- a CDS encoding HSP90 family protein, with protein sequence MDSQTSQSSQASQSPHTFQVDLRGLVDLLSHHLYSSPKVYLRELLQNAVDAITARRAEEPSAPARVRLHAADGSLRVEDSGVGLTESDVHSLLATIGRSSKRADGLQEARSDFLGQFGIGLLACFVVAERIRVVSRSARTPGAPPVEWTASDDGSYTVRTLPDEARPEPGTTVHLVARAGAAEWLSPERVLALARDFGSLLPYDVRVGEEAVTDLPAPWDRPYPSPAARRVALARHCHELFGFSPLDSIDLDLPLAGIRGVAHVLPSAVSPAQRATHRVHLKGMLLTERAEQLLPEWAFFVRCVLDTDSLRPTASRESLYEDETLAAVREALGERIRSWLTGLAAGDPERLSAFLAVHHLGVKSLARHDADMLRTMLPWLPFETTDGQLSLEEFAQRHPVVHFTRTVEEYRQVAPIAAAQGVGVVNGGYTYDSELVEALPSVRPGTVVAELDADTVTAHLDAVDPAEELALAGFLAAARAKLDPLGCDVVLRAFHPLSVPALHLDDRAARHEQARAEAEEQADELWAGILGSLRGSAPRARLVLNHLNPLIRRISSLRDRELIGTATESLYGQALLMAQRPLRPADSALLNRAFIGLLEWATHGENGR encoded by the coding sequence ATGGACTCCCAGACCTCACAGTCATCCCAGGCATCCCAGTCACCCCACACGTTCCAGGTCGACCTGCGCGGTCTGGTGGACCTGCTCTCCCATCACCTCTACTCCAGCCCCAAGGTCTATCTGCGCGAGCTGCTGCAGAACGCGGTGGACGCCATCACCGCGCGACGGGCCGAGGAACCCTCCGCGCCCGCCCGGGTGCGGCTGCACGCGGCGGACGGGTCGCTGCGCGTGGAGGACAGCGGCGTCGGGCTCACCGAGTCGGACGTGCACAGCCTGCTGGCGACCATCGGCCGCAGTTCCAAGCGGGCGGACGGCCTCCAGGAGGCCAGGTCCGACTTCCTCGGCCAGTTCGGCATCGGCCTGCTGGCCTGCTTCGTGGTCGCCGAGCGGATCCGCGTGGTCAGCCGCAGCGCCCGTACGCCCGGGGCGCCGCCCGTGGAGTGGACGGCGAGCGACGACGGCTCGTACACCGTGCGGACCCTGCCGGACGAGGCGCGGCCGGAGCCCGGCACCACCGTGCACCTGGTGGCCCGGGCGGGCGCGGCCGAGTGGCTGTCGCCCGAGCGTGTCCTCGCCCTGGCCCGGGACTTCGGGTCGCTGCTGCCCTACGACGTCCGGGTGGGCGAGGAGGCGGTCACGGACCTGCCCGCGCCCTGGGACCGGCCGTACCCGAGCCCGGCCGCGCGCCGGGTGGCGCTGGCCCGGCACTGCCACGAGCTGTTCGGCTTCTCCCCGCTGGACTCGATCGACCTGGACCTGCCGCTGGCCGGGATACGCGGGGTGGCCCATGTGCTGCCGTCGGCGGTCAGTCCGGCGCAGCGGGCCACGCACCGCGTGCACCTGAAGGGCATGCTGCTCACCGAGCGGGCCGAGCAGCTGCTGCCCGAGTGGGCGTTCTTCGTGCGCTGCGTCCTGGACACCGACAGTCTGCGGCCCACGGCCTCGCGGGAGTCGCTGTACGAGGACGAGACCCTGGCGGCCGTGCGGGAGGCGCTGGGCGAAAGGATTCGGTCCTGGCTGACCGGGCTCGCGGCCGGCGATCCGGAACGGCTTTCCGCGTTCCTCGCCGTGCACCACCTGGGGGTGAAGTCCCTGGCCCGGCACGACGCGGACATGCTGCGCACGATGCTGCCGTGGCTGCCGTTCGAGACGACCGACGGGCAGCTGTCCCTGGAGGAGTTCGCGCAGCGGCACCCGGTCGTCCACTTCACGCGGACGGTCGAGGAGTACCGGCAGGTCGCGCCGATCGCCGCGGCGCAGGGCGTCGGGGTGGTCAACGGCGGCTACACGTACGACAGCGAGCTGGTCGAGGCGCTGCCGTCGGTGCGGCCGGGGACGGTGGTCGCCGAGCTGGACGCGGACACCGTGACGGCGCACCTGGACGCCGTCGACCCGGCCGAGGAGCTGGCGCTGGCCGGTTTCCTGGCGGCCGCGCGCGCGAAGCTCGACCCGCTGGGCTGTGACGTGGTGCTGCGCGCCTTCCATCCGCTGTCCGTGCCCGCGCTGCACCTGGACGACCGGGCGGCCCGGCACGAGCAGGCGCGGGCCGAGGCGGAGGAGCAGGCGGACGAGCTGTGGGCGGGCATCCTGGGGTCGCTGCGCGGCAGCGCCCCCCGCGCGCGTCTGGTGCTCAACCACCTCAACCCGCTGATCCGCCGGATCAGTTCGCTGCGGGACCGGGAGCTGATCGGCACCGCGACCGAGTCGCTGTACGGGCAGGCCCTGCTGATGGCGCAGCGGCCGCTCAGGCCGGCCGACTCCGCGCTGCTCAACCGGGCGTTCATCGGCCTGCTGGAGTGGGCCACTCACGGGGAGAACGGTCGCTGA
- the recG gene encoding ATP-dependent DNA helicase RecG, whose product MDLVPALEEPLKQPLKSVLGPATAKVMAEHLGLHTVGDLLHHYPRRYEERGQLTHLADLPMDEHVTVVAQVADARLHSFASAKAPRGKGQRLEVTITDGSGRLQLVFFGNGVHKPHKELLPGTRAMFAGKVSVFNRRLQLAHPAYELLKGDSEEAVETWAGTLIPIYPATAKLESWKIGKAVQTVLPSAQEAVDPLPASLREGRGLVTLPEALLKIHRPHTKADIADARSRLKWDEAFVLQVALARRRHADTQLPAVPRTARPDGILTAFDDRLPFTLTDGQKKVSAEIFTDLATDHPMHRLLQGEVGSGKTLVALRAMLAVVDAGGQAAMLAPTEVLAQQHHRSVTEMMGELAEGGMLGGAEHGTKVVLLTGSMGAAARRQALLDLVTGEAGIVIGTHALIEDKVQFHDLGLVVVDEQHRFGVEQRDALRGKGKQPPHLLVMTATPIPRTVAMTVFGDLETSVLDQLPAGRSPIATHVVPAADKPHFLARAWERVREEVTGGHQAYVVCPRIGDDTDETDGAGDPKKARKSPEDEAEKRPPLAVLDIAEQLGRGPLQGLRVEVLHGRMHPDDKDAVMRRFAAGETDVLVATTVIEVGVNVPNATAMVIMDADRFGVSQLHQLRGRVGRGAAPGLCLLVSEMPEASAARQRLNAVASTLDGFELSRIDLEQRREGDVLGQAQSGVRSSLRVLAVIEDEEVIAEAREEAAALVAADPELERLPGLRTALDALLDEEREQYLEKG is encoded by the coding sequence ATGGATCTCGTGCCCGCACTGGAAGAACCACTGAAACAGCCACTGAAGTCAGTGCTCGGCCCCGCCACCGCGAAGGTGATGGCCGAGCACCTCGGCCTGCACACCGTGGGCGACCTCCTGCACCACTACCCGCGGCGGTACGAGGAGCGCGGCCAGCTCACCCACCTCGCCGACCTCCCCATGGACGAGCACGTCACGGTGGTCGCCCAGGTCGCCGACGCCCGCCTGCACTCCTTCGCGTCCGCCAAGGCGCCCCGGGGCAAGGGCCAGCGCCTGGAGGTCACGATCACCGACGGCAGCGGCCGGCTCCAGCTGGTCTTCTTCGGCAACGGCGTGCACAAGCCGCACAAGGAGCTGCTGCCCGGGACCCGCGCGATGTTCGCCGGCAAGGTCTCCGTCTTCAACCGCCGCCTCCAACTCGCCCACCCGGCCTACGAACTGCTCAAGGGCGACAGCGAGGAGGCCGTCGAGACCTGGGCGGGCACCCTCATCCCGATCTACCCCGCCACCGCCAAGCTGGAGTCCTGGAAGATCGGCAAGGCCGTGCAGACGGTGCTGCCCAGCGCCCAGGAGGCCGTCGACCCGCTGCCCGCCTCCCTCCGTGAGGGCCGGGGCCTGGTCACCCTCCCCGAGGCCCTGCTCAAGATCCACCGTCCGCACACCAAGGCCGACATCGCCGACGCCCGCTCCCGCCTGAAGTGGGACGAGGCGTTCGTCCTCCAAGTGGCCCTGGCCCGCCGCCGCCACGCCGACACCCAGCTCCCGGCCGTCCCCCGCACCGCCCGCCCGGACGGCATCCTCACGGCCTTCGACGACCGCCTCCCCTTCACCCTCACCGACGGCCAGAAGAAGGTCTCCGCGGAGATCTTCACCGACCTCGCCACCGACCACCCGATGCACCGCCTGCTCCAGGGCGAGGTGGGAAGCGGAAAGACGTTGGTGGCCCTGCGCGCCATGCTCGCCGTGGTCGACGCCGGGGGACAGGCGGCCATGCTCGCGCCCACCGAGGTGCTCGCCCAGCAGCACCACCGGTCGGTCACCGAGATGATGGGCGAGCTCGCCGAGGGCGGCATGCTGGGCGGCGCCGAGCACGGCACCAAGGTGGTGCTGCTCACCGGGTCCATGGGGGCCGCCGCCCGCCGCCAGGCACTGCTCGACCTCGTCACCGGGGAGGCCGGCATCGTGATCGGCACCCACGCGCTGATCGAGGACAAGGTGCAGTTCCACGACCTCGGCCTCGTCGTCGTGGACGAACAGCACCGCTTCGGCGTCGAGCAGCGCGATGCCCTGCGCGGCAAGGGCAAGCAGCCGCCGCACCTGCTGGTCATGACCGCCACCCCCATTCCCCGCACGGTCGCCATGACCGTCTTCGGCGACCTGGAGACCTCGGTCCTCGACCAGCTCCCGGCCGGCCGCTCCCCGATCGCCACCCACGTGGTCCCCGCCGCCGACAAGCCCCACTTCCTGGCCCGCGCCTGGGAGCGGGTGCGCGAGGAGGTGACGGGCGGCCACCAGGCGTACGTCGTCTGCCCCCGCATCGGCGACGACACCGACGAGACCGACGGGGCCGGCGACCCGAAGAAGGCGCGCAAGTCCCCCGAGGACGAAGCGGAGAAGCGCCCGCCGCTCGCCGTCCTCGACATCGCCGAACAGCTCGGCCGCGGCCCCCTCCAGGGCCTGCGGGTCGAGGTCCTGCACGGCAGGATGCACCCCGACGACAAGGACGCGGTGATGCGCCGTTTCGCCGCGGGCGAGACCGACGTCCTGGTCGCCACCACGGTCATCGAGGTCGGTGTCAACGTCCCCAACGCCACGGCCATGGTCATCATGGACGCCGACCGCTTCGGCGTCTCCCAGCTCCACCAGCTCCGCGGCCGGGTCGGCCGCGGAGCTGCCCCCGGACTCTGCCTCCTGGTCAGCGAGATGCCCGAGGCGAGCGCGGCCCGCCAGCGGCTGAACGCCGTCGCCTCCACCCTCGACGGCTTCGAGCTCTCCCGCATCGACCTCGAACAGCGCCGCGAGGGCGACGTCCTCGGCCAGGCGCAGTCCGGTGTCCGATCCAGCCTGAGGGTCCTCGCGGTCATCGAGGACGAGGAGGTCATCGCGGAGGCCCGGGAGGAGGCGGCGGCGCTGGTGGCGGCCGATCCGGAGCTGGAGCGGCTGCCGGGCCTGCGGACGGCCCTGGACGCCCTGCTGGACGAGGAGCGGGAGCAGTACCTGGAGAAGGGCTGA
- the rsmD gene encoding 16S rRNA (guanine(966)-N(2))-methyltransferase RsmD, with the protein MTRVIAGRAGGRRLSVPPGTGTRPTSDRAREGLFSTWQSLLGGPLDGERVLDLYAGSGAVGLEALSRGASHTLLVEADARAARTVRENVRNLGLPGAEVRAGKAEQVVRTAPPAEPYDLVFLDPPYAVTDHDLREILLTLHSEGWLAEQALVTVERSTRGGEFRWPDGFEPIRARRYGEGTFWYGRAASTCEDAR; encoded by the coding sequence ATGACCCGCGTGATCGCCGGCCGGGCCGGCGGACGGCGCCTGTCCGTACCCCCGGGCACCGGAACCCGCCCCACCTCCGACCGCGCACGCGAGGGCCTCTTCTCCACCTGGCAGTCCCTCCTCGGCGGCCCCCTGGACGGCGAACGCGTCCTGGACCTCTACGCCGGCTCCGGAGCCGTGGGCCTCGAAGCCCTCTCCCGGGGCGCGAGCCACACCCTGCTGGTGGAGGCCGACGCCCGCGCGGCGAGGACCGTCCGGGAGAACGTGCGGAACCTGGGCCTGCCCGGCGCCGAGGTACGGGCGGGCAAAGCGGAACAAGTCGTCCGTACCGCACCGCCCGCCGAGCCCTACGACCTCGTCTTCCTCGACCCCCCGTACGCGGTCACGGATCACGATCTTCGCGAGATCCTGCTCACACTCCACTCGGAGGGCTGGCTCGCTGAGCAAGCGCTCGTCACCGTGGAGCGCAGCACCAGAGGCGGTGAATTCCGCTGGCCCGACGGCTTCGAGCCGATCCGGGCCCGCCGTTACGGCGAGGGAACGTTTTGGTACGGTCGCGCCGCCTCTACGTGCGAAGACGCACGATGA
- the coaD gene encoding pantetheine-phosphate adenylyltransferase — protein MRRAVCPGSFDPITNGHLDIIARASRLYDEVYVAVMINQSKKGLFEIEERIELIREVTAEYGNVRVESFHGLLVDFCKQRDIPAIVKGLRAVSDFDYELQMAQMNNGLTGVETLFVPTNPTYSFLSSSLVKEVAAWGGDVSHLVPAPVLQALNGRLRKD, from the coding sequence GTGCGCCGCGCCGTCTGTCCCGGGTCGTTCGACCCGATCACCAACGGACACCTCGACATCATCGCCCGTGCCTCCCGTCTGTACGACGAGGTGTACGTAGCGGTGATGATCAACCAGTCCAAGAAGGGCCTGTTCGAGATCGAGGAGCGGATCGAGCTGATCCGCGAGGTCACCGCCGAGTACGGCAACGTCCGCGTCGAGTCCTTCCACGGCCTGCTCGTCGACTTCTGCAAGCAGCGCGACATCCCCGCCATCGTCAAGGGCCTGCGCGCCGTCAGCGACTTCGACTACGAACTGCAGATGGCCCAGATGAACAACGGCCTCACCGGCGTCGAGACGCTGTTCGTGCCGACCAACCCGACGTACAGCTTCCTGTCCTCCTCGCTCGTCAAGGAGGTCGCGGCCTGGGGCGGCGACGTCTCCCACCTCGTGCCCGCGCCCGTCCTCCAGGCCCTCAACGGGCGTCTGCGCAAGGACTGA
- a CDS encoding ATP synthase F0 subunit B, which yields MDVQKKLDEIVSTVSGARSMPMSASCVVNRAELLALLEEVRQALPGSLAQAQELIGDREQMVEQARMEAGRIIESAHAERGSLVSDTEIARRSQAEADRILDEARREAEEVRADADDYVDSKLANFEVVLTKTLGSVGRGREKLLGTGPGLDENGYEDEDAPERSQDPETLRHNADAYVDAKLGAFEAVLAKTLEAVGRGRQKLHGRIATDDLGALADDTTTFQHSSDADYLADLAALADTPAERPAPAQQPSRPEPPAQPSYEPQPAYGYQQQPDPYGGFPQQPDYVQQDPYGYQQADPYAAAGYAQAADGSFQGYDPQQAAYDPQQAQQQPAHQSTQGYALDETSLFDTGMISAEQLRAYEQGRGL from the coding sequence GTGGACGTCCAGAAGAAGCTCGACGAGATCGTCTCCACGGTCTCCGGCGCCCGGTCCATGCCGATGTCGGCCTCGTGCGTGGTCAACCGCGCCGAGCTGCTCGCGTTGCTCGAAGAGGTGCGCCAGGCGCTGCCGGGTTCCCTCGCGCAGGCGCAGGAGCTGATCGGCGACCGTGAGCAGATGGTCGAGCAGGCCCGCATGGAGGCCGGCCGGATCATCGAGAGCGCGCACGCGGAGCGCGGCTCCCTGGTCTCCGACACCGAGATCGCGCGCCGCTCCCAGGCCGAGGCCGACCGGATCCTCGACGAGGCCCGCCGGGAGGCCGAGGAGGTCCGCGCCGACGCCGACGACTACGTCGACTCCAAGCTCGCCAACTTCGAGGTCGTGCTCACCAAGACCCTCGGCTCGGTCGGCCGCGGCCGCGAGAAGCTGCTCGGCACCGGCCCCGGTCTCGACGAGAACGGCTACGAGGACGAGGACGCCCCCGAGCGCAGCCAGGACCCGGAGACCCTGCGCCACAACGCCGACGCGTACGTCGACGCCAAGCTGGGCGCGTTCGAGGCGGTCCTCGCCAAGACCCTGGAGGCGGTGGGCCGCGGCCGGCAGAAGCTGCACGGCCGGATCGCCACCGACGACCTGGGCGCCCTCGCCGACGACACCACGACCTTCCAGCACTCCAGCGACGCCGACTACCTCGCCGACCTCGCGGCCCTCGCGGACACCCCGGCCGAGCGCCCGGCACCGGCCCAGCAGCCGAGCCGGCCGGAACCGCCGGCCCAGCCGTCCTACGAGCCGCAGCCCGCCTACGGCTACCAGCAGCAGCCCGACCCGTACGGGGGCTTCCCGCAGCAGCCGGACTACGTCCAGCAGGACCCGTACGGCTACCAGCAGGCCGACCCCTACGCGGCCGCCGGCTACGCGCAGGCCGCCGACGGCTCCTTCCAGGGGTACGACCCGCAGCAGGCGGCCTACGACCCGCAGCAGGCGCAGCAGCAGCCGGCGCACCAGTCCACGCAGGGTTACGCCCTCGACGAGACCAGTCTGTTCGACACCGGCATGATCAGCGCGGAGCAGCTGCGCGCGTACGAACAGGGCCGGGGACTGTAG
- a CDS encoding YceD family protein: MASNARLDHRNPLVFDTHELGRRPGALQRLNRTIDAPADLGIQGVIGVPEGAPVELELRLESVMEGVLVTGTARAQAEGECVRCLEPVGLELEADFQELFSYPDADDRGRVIAEPGDDAEDDEDRFYLEDGLFDLEPLLRDAVVLALPMQPVCQEDCQGLCSECGARLADDPDHHHDAVDIRWAALQGLAGSLEDGEKDEMSGADAEAGVDEKQEK, translated from the coding sequence ATGGCTTCCAACGCCCGCCTCGACCACCGCAACCCCCTCGTGTTCGACACACACGAGCTGGGTCGGCGTCCTGGCGCGCTGCAGCGCCTGAACCGCACGATCGACGCTCCCGCCGATCTCGGCATCCAGGGGGTCATCGGAGTGCCGGAAGGCGCGCCGGTGGAGCTCGAACTCCGGCTCGAGTCGGTCATGGAAGGGGTGCTCGTCACAGGCACCGCCCGTGCACAGGCCGAGGGGGAGTGCGTAAGGTGTCTGGAGCCGGTCGGGCTGGAGCTCGAAGCGGACTTCCAGGAACTGTTCTCGTACCCTGACGCCGACGACCGGGGCCGCGTGATCGCGGAACCGGGCGACGACGCCGAGGACGACGAGGACAGGTTCTATCTCGAGGACGGCTTGTTCGACCTCGAACCTCTGCTGCGCGATGCGGTGGTGCTCGCACTGCCGATGCAGCCGGTGTGCCAGGAAGACTGCCAGGGCCTGTGCTCCGAGTGCGGAGCGCGGCTCGCGGACGACCCGGACCACCATCACGACGCCGTCGACATCCGTTGGGCGGCTTTGCAGGGACTCGCCGGTTCACTCGAAGACGGCGAGAAGGACGAGATGAGCGGCGCTGACGCGGAAGCGGGCGTCGACGAGAAGCAGGAGAAGTAG